From Astyanax mexicanus isolate ESR-SI-001 chromosome 11, AstMex3_surface, whole genome shotgun sequence, the proteins below share one genomic window:
- the sh3bp4 gene encoding SH3 domain-binding protein 4 produces MAAHRIRSANNNNALPRCKSEGALIDLSEGVSEATLTDVKVPTPSALRLDTTASIGSAREVIAIKDYCPSSFTTLKFSKGDCLYVLDTSGGEWWYAHNNTEMGYIPAAYVQPIKHRDSSFCDSGMIDSIGDVSKDGAKEVEQRGEWSAFTQPALPQNGNPFVTRRMSTNPFLDCSLQGTADQNQSVQSSTDLHRLDSKASSTVNINGFGSDIFDRNFLSPNLGKSQVLRRDNPFYRSKRCYSLSELSVLQAQADSSEEFVSFFGGLKAPAPEEFQSREDFKSAWLSHRKLARSCHNLDSIGQNPGWGQTQPIETNIVCKLDSSGGAVQLPNTSISVHVPEGHVSSGDTQQISLKALLDPPLELNNDKCTTVSPVVEVKLSNMETKTTITLEMKVSVVVKMESRQKAEVICVRSDCKEGPYIPVPHAYMYGDTVQVALDNLEPCMYVSVVAQAQVVAPYATVWEHVVKKVTLGVYGPKHIHPSFKSVVAIFGHDCAPKTLLVSEVKKQSHCTPPVTLQLWGKHQFVLAKPQDLQVGMYSNMLNFEVKASEQERIVRGFQLKLGKVSRLIYMISARDPAKISDFTLRVQVKDDHDCSLAQFCVQTPTPPPKAATRGSVQRRFLKKKEVNKIILSPLVSTIKYPVFQDRPIKNLKFGKLLKTVIRQSKNQYLLEYLKGDVVALLSEEKVKLKGHLWTKEWYIGFCHSRIGLVHAKNVLIMGKVKPPNYKGADLTSSVLLDQILRPCKCLTYIYASVRTILMENVGSWRAFADALGYVNLPLTHFCRTEPDSEAEKVASVLEKLKEDCNAVEGKERKSFQKELMSALLKMDCQGLVARLVKDFALLTTAVEVAGRWRELAEKLAKVSRKQMDAYEAPHRDRDGVVDSEAMWKPAYDFLVTWAAQVGDSYRDVLQELHAGLDKMKNPITKRWRHLTGTLILVNCLDLLRSSAFSLAPQDDCAV; encoded by the exons TGCCTACTCCTAGTGCCTTGCGGCTGGATACAACTGCCTCAATTGGTTCTGCAAGAGAAGTTATTGCCATTAAGGATTACTGTCCATCAAGCTTCACTACCTTAAAGTTTTCTAAAGGAGACTGTCTCTATGTTCTCGACACATCTGGTGGCGAGTGGTGGTACGCCCACAATAATACGGAGATGGGTTACATTCCAGCAGCCTACGTTCAGCCTATTAAACATCGAGACTCTTCGTTCTGCGACAGCGGCATGATCGACAGTATCGGAGATGTTTCTAAGGATGGGGCCAAAGAGGTGGAGCAGCGTGGGGAGTGGTCTGCATTCACACAACCTGCTCTTCCTCAAAACGGGAATCCTTTTGTGACGAGGCGGATGTCTACCAATCCTTTCCTTGATTGTTCCTTGCAAGGCACAGCTGATCAAAACCAGAGTGTCCAGAGTTCTACCGACCTCCACAGATTGGACTCTAAGGCCAGCAGCACTGTTAACATCAACGGTTTTGGGAGTGATATATTTGACAGAAACTTCTTGTCTCCGAACCTGGGGAAGAGTCAAGTTCTCCGAAGAGACAACCCATTCTACAGAAGCAAGCGCTGCTACAGCTTGTCAGAACTGTCTGTCTTGCAAGCCCAAGCAGACTCATCTGAAGAGTTTGTAAGCTTCTTTGGTGGTTTGAAAGCGCCTGCACCTGAAGAGTTTCAGAGCCGTGAAGACTTTAAAAGTGCCTGGTTAAGCCATAGAAAGCTGGCAAGGTCCTGCCACAACCTGGATTCCATTGGACAAAATCCTGGCTGGGGTCAAACGCAGCCCATCGAGACTAACATCGTATGCAAACTGGACAGTTCAGGTGGTGCTGTTCAATTACCCAACACTAGCATCAGCGTCCATGTTCCTGAGGGCCATGTCTCATCAGGGGACACTCAGCAAATATCTTTGAAAGCTTTACTAGATCCACCACTGGAGCTGAACAATGACAAATGCACTACTGTGAGCCCAGTGGTGGAGGTTAAACTCAGTAATATGGAGACTAAAACCACCATAACCTTAGAGATGAAAGTGTCTGTGGTGGTAAAGATGGAGAGTCGACAAAAGGCCGAAGTGATCTGCGTCAGGAGCGACTGCAAGGAGGGACCGTACATTCCAGTTCCTCATGCCTACATGTACGGAGATACTGTTCAAGTAGCCTTGGACAATTTAGAGCCGTGTATGTATGTGTCAGTTGTTGCTCAAGCCCAAGTCGTAGCCCCGTACGCTACGGTCTGGGAACATGTAGTGAAGAAGGTCACGCTTGGCGTATATGGCCCCAAACACATCCACCCATCCTTCAAATCAGTGGTCGCCATCTTTGGTCATGACTGCGCTCCAAAAACCTTACTAGTAAGCGAAGTTAAGAAGCAGTCACACTGCACCCCACCAGTGACCCTGCAGTTGTGGGGCAAGCACCAGTTTGTCCTCGCAAAGCCTCAAGACCTTCAAGTTGGGATGTACTCCAACATGTTAAACTTCGAAGTGAAGGCCAGTGAGCAGGAAAGGATAGTAAGAGGCTTCCAACTGAAACTCGGCAAAGTGTCCCGACTCATCTACATGATATCTGCCCGTGACCCAGCAAAAATCTCAGACTTCACTCTGCGGGTTCAGGTCAAAGACGACCACGATTGCAGCCTCGCCCAGTTCTGCGTCCAAACTCCCACGCCTCCCCCGAAGGCAGCCACCAGGGGCTCAGTGCAGAGACGCTTCCTGAAGAAGAAGGAAGTCAACAAAATCATCCTGTCTCCTCTTGTCTCAACCATAAAGTACCCTGTGTTCCAGGATAGACCCATCAAAAACCTCAAATTTGGAAAGCTGTTGAAAACCGTAATCAGACAGTCCAAGAACCAGTACCTGCTGGAGTATCTGAAAGGAGATGTGGTGGCACTTCTGAGCGAGGAAAAAGTCAAACTAAAGGGGCATCTCTGGACCAAAGAGTGGTATATCGGCTTCTGCCACAGCAGAATCGGGCTGGTACACGCAAAGAACGTTCTAATAATGGGGAAGGTCAAACCGCCTAATTATAAGGGGGCCGATTTGACGTCTTCTGTGCTCCTGGACCAAATTCTCCGGCCCTGCAAATGCCTCACGTACATCTACGCCTCAGTGAGGACTATACTGATGGAAAACGTGGGGAGCTGGAGAGCGTTCGCTGATGCCTTGGGCTATGTCAACCTTCCTCTGACACACTTTTGTCGAACAGAGCCAGACAGCGAGGCTGAGAAAGTGGCTTCTGTTCTGGAGAAGCTTAAGGAGGACTGCAATGCTGTGGAGGGAAAAGAAAGGAAGTCGTTCCAGAAGGAGCTCATGTCG GCTCTGCTGAAGATGGACTGTCAGGGTCTGGTGGCTCGGCTGGTGAAGGACTTCGCTCTGTTGACCACAGCAGTGGAGGTGGCCGGCCGGTGGAGGGAACTGGCTGAAAAACTGGCCAAAGTATCTCGAAAGCAAATGGACGCTTACGAGGCTCCTCACAGAGACAGAGACGGCGTGGTGGACAGTGAG GCCATGTGGAAGCCAGCTTACGACTTCCTGGTGACGTGGGCAGCCCAGGTCGGGGATAGCTACCGGGACGTGCTGCAGGAACTTCACGCAGGCCTGGACAAAATGAAGAACCCCATCACCAAACGGTGGAGACACTTGACAGGAACCCTCATCCTGGTTAACTGTCTGGACCTCTTACGGAGCTCCGCCTTCAGTCTGGCCCCTCAGGACGACTGTGCTGTATAG